DNA sequence from the Candidatus Sulfuricurvum sp. RIFRC-1 genome:
GGAAAACCCACTTGATGCAATCGGTCGGTAATGTAATGCTCGCGCAGGGAAAAACCGTTATTTATACCTCGGTAGAACAGTTTCTTAATGATTTTACCCGCCATCTCAGCAACCGAACAATGGATCGCTTCAAAGATAAATACCGCAAATGCGATTTGCTCTTGATCGATGATATCCAGTTTCTCAGCAATAAAAATCAGATTCAAGAGGAATTTTTTCACACGTTTGATGCACTGCGCAATGAAAACAAGCAAATCATTATCACCTCCGATAAACCTCCTAAAAAAATCGGAGGACTCGAAGAGCGTCTCAAAAGCCGTTTTGAATCGGGTTTAGTTGCCGATATTCAGCCTCCTGAACTCGAAACGAAAATCGAAATTATCAAGAAAAAATGTGAAATCAACCGCGTAAAACTTGATCGTGAAGTGATTAACTACGTCGCCACCATCATCGAAAACAACACACGTGAAATCGAAGGCATCCTCTCCAAACTCAATGCCTATTCACAACTGATGGGAGTTGATATCACCATCGAATTTGCCCGCAACGTTCTTAAAGAACAAATGGCCGAAAAACGGAGCAATATCACCATCGATCTTATTATGGAAATTGTTGCTAAAGAGCTTAACATTAAACCAAGTGAAATCCGTTCCAAAAGCCGTAACAGTAACATCGTTTATGCCCGCCGTATCGCTATTTATCTCTCACGTTCACTTACACCCAATTCAATGCCTCAATTGGCTCAATATTTCGGGATGAAAGATCACACCGCTGTCAGTCATACGATGAAAAAAATCCAAGAACTCATGAAAAATGATGAAGATTTTCGGGTCAAAGTCGAAGAGTTGTCTAATAAAGTATCCATCGCAACACCTGAATAATCTTTTTGTGTTTGTAAAGCCCTTTTAAAAAAGCTATAATTCGTACACAAGTGAATAGATGTGAATGAAAGCAAATCGTTTCATCACATTCAAAACTCAAGAGAGATGGGAGTTTATGGGCTGTTTTCACCCATTCACACCCCCTTATTACTAACTATTACAATTAATGCTTATAAATAATAATAGGAGTCGTTTATGAAAATCACCGTTGATAAGTCGGTTTTAGAAAATATCCTTCTACACCTTCAACCTTTTTTAGAAAAAAAAGATACATCACAAATCACTTCTCATATACTTCTCTCTACCGATGGTAGAACCCTAACAGCCAAAGCAACCGATTATGAAATCGGACTCTCTATTCACACTAACTCTGTAAGTGTAGAAGAACCCGGTTCACTCACCGCAAACGGTAAAAAACTTTTGGATATTATCCGTATACTAAAAGATGAAGAAGTTGAACTGACTTTGGATAAAGATACCCTTCATATTCGACAAAAACGGTCAAACTTTAAACTCCCTACTTACAAAAGTTCAGAATTTCCTTCTTTTCCAACAACCGATGGAAAACCTAATATCGTTATTAACTCTCACGTATTAATTGAATCGTTGAAAAAAATCACCCCAGCAGCCGACACCAATAATCCTAAGTTTGAACTCAACGGTGCATTGATCGATATTAAAAGCAATCAAATCAATTTTGTTGCTACCGATACCCGTCGTCTTGCACTGGTTCATATTGACAGCCAAAACGATGCTGAACTCTCTATCATTGTCCCTAAAAAAGCGATTATAGAAATTCAAAAACTCTTTTCGGATAACATCGAGATTTATTACGACAATACACACCTGATTATCAAATCCGAGGACTCTTTGTTTTATACCAAACTGATCAACGGTAAATTCCCTGATTACAGCCGTATTATTCCAAGAGAGGCTCAACGCTCCATTATCTTGCCTAAAAGCGCTATAGTGACCGCTATTAAGCAAATAACGACTATTTCCAATGATCTTAAACTCACTTTCCAAAGCGATGCTATTTTGTTTGAGAGTTTAAGTGATGACAACATCGAAGCAAAAACAGCCGTTGAAATCGAAAATGGATTTGATACTCCATTTATTCTCGCAATCAACAGCCGCTATATTTTGGATTTCTTATCTCAAGTCAATACAACTGAATTTACCCTCGAAGCCAATGAATCGAATCAGCCGTTTGTTCTCAAAGATGCAAATTTTAAAACGATTGTTATGCCGATCGTTATCTAAAAAATACCTCGTCATTCCGTGCTACGACACGGAATCTAAAATATAATATAGATCCCGTATCAAGTACGGGATGACAATCCTTCTTTCTTCTAATTCTTTATAAAACCTTCTTTTTAGTTTATCTTCGCTAAAATAAAGCATTAAACACGCTTAAAAGCTGGAGAAACTATGGAAAATTACGGTGCTAGTAATATTAAAGTCCTAAAAGGTCTCGAAGCCGTTCGAAAACGACCGGGTATGTACATCGGCGATACCGGTCATCGCGGGCTTCACCATCTCATCTACGAAGTCGTTGACAACTCGATCGATGAAGCGATGGCAGGGCATTGTGATACGATCACTGTAACCCTAACGAAAACCGGTACAGCAATGGTTAGCGATAACGGTCGCGGTATTCCGACGGATATTCATCCGGGTGAGGGGATATCTGCGGCTACGGTTGTTTTGACCGTATTGCACGCCGGAGGAAAATTTGATAAAGATACCTACAAAGTCTCGGGCGGTTTGCACGGGGTAGGGGTATCGGTTGTAAATGCCCTTAGTTCTGATTTGAAAATGACCATTTTCCGTGAAGGTCAAAGCTTTGAACAAAATTTCAAATGCGGTATCCCTCAAGAGCCGTTAGCCGTAACGGGGACAACACGTAAACGTGGAACAACCATCGAGTTTTTTCCGGATCCTTCAATCTTTACCGAAACTATTATTTTCGATTACGACTATTTGGCAAAACGTTTCCGTGAACTCGCCTACCTCAATCCTCGTATTACAATTGTTTTCAAAGATGATCGTAACGGTGCGAGTAATACCTATCACTACGAGGGCGGTATCAGCCAATTTGTTACCGATGTCAATAAAAAAGTGGTGGTTGCTGCTCCGTTTGCATTCAGTGAAAAAATCGAAGATATCGAGATGGATATTGCCATCATGTATAACGACAGTTACGACGAAAAAATGTTTACGTTCGTCAATAACATCAATACCCCTAACGGCGGTACACACGAAGCCGGATTCCGTGCCGGATTGACCCGTGTTATCTCTAACTACAACAAACAAAACGGTAATGCCAAAGAGAAAGATATCCCTTTATCGGGAGAAGATGTTTCTGAGGGTCTAATTTGTGTTGTATCGGTACGTGTACCGGAACCGCAGTTCGAAGGTCAAACCAAAGGGAAACTCGGAAATACCTACGTTCGCCCATTGGTTCAAAAAGTAACTTATGAGAAACTGACCAA
Encoded proteins:
- the dnaA gene encoding chromosomal replication initiator protein DnaA, producing the protein MNSIGKQVLNALKGEINEIDYQRYIKQLTYDETESKSNLAIFRAPNALIANWVRTKFADKIAHLFEIKTNIKPTVTILLQSSSAPSSTQSTTVPQNVERPSGSLLNPSYTFQNFVVGDSNNFAFIAAKNVSEKPGIVYNPLFIYGGVGLGKTHLMQSVGNVMLAQGKTVIYTSVEQFLNDFTRHLSNRTMDRFKDKYRKCDLLLIDDIQFLSNKNQIQEEFFHTFDALRNENKQIIITSDKPPKKIGGLEERLKSRFESGLVADIQPPELETKIEIIKKKCEINRVKLDREVINYVATIIENNTREIEGILSKLNAYSQLMGVDITIEFARNVLKEQMAEKRSNITIDLIMEIVAKELNIKPSEIRSKSRNSNIVYARRIAIYLSRSLTPNSMPQLAQYFGMKDHTAVSHTMKKIQELMKNDEDFRVKVEELSNKVSIATPE
- the dnaN gene encoding DNA polymerase III subunit beta codes for the protein MKITVDKSVLENILLHLQPFLEKKDTSQITSHILLSTDGRTLTAKATDYEIGLSIHTNSVSVEEPGSLTANGKKLLDIIRILKDEEVELTLDKDTLHIRQKRSNFKLPTYKSSEFPSFPTTDGKPNIVINSHVLIESLKKITPAADTNNPKFELNGALIDIKSNQINFVATDTRRLALVHIDSQNDAELSIIVPKKAIIEIQKLFSDNIEIYYDNTHLIIKSEDSLFYTKLINGKFPDYSRIIPREAQRSIILPKSAIVTAIKQITTISNDLKLTFQSDAILFESLSDDNIEAKTAVEIENGFDTPFILAINSRYILDFLSQVNTTEFTLEANESNQPFVLKDANFKTIVMPIVI